The Candidatus Hydrogenedens sp. genome includes a window with the following:
- the rpmB gene encoding 50S ribosomal protein L28 encodes MAFVCEYSGKKPIVGNSIIRRGKAKKKGGIGQNVTGITKRRWKPNLQKIRVIDENGRVRRIRVCARYIRAGKFTKVPRGIQKIKTAVSKANN; translated from the coding sequence ATGGCATTTGTATGTGAATACAGTGGAAAAAAACCGATAGTCGGAAATTCAATAATCCGCCGTGGTAAAGCAAAGAAAAAAGGCGGTATCGGACAAAATGTAACAGGGATAACGAAACGTCGTTGGAAACCCAACCTCCAAAAAATCCGTGTTATCGATGAAAACGGTAGAGTACGTCGTATCCGCGTTTGTGCCCGATATATCCGTGCTGGAAAGTTTACAAAAGTACCACGCGGTATTCAAAAAATAAAAACAGCCGTAAGTAAAGCCAACAATTAG